The Dreissena polymorpha isolate Duluth1 chromosome 4, UMN_Dpol_1.0, whole genome shotgun sequence region CCACAACTATGAGCCCTAGACCTGAGCCATAGCCATGTCTGCCATGCCACATGAGCCCTAGACCTGAGCCATAGCCATGTCTGCCATGCCACATGAGCCATAGATCATAGCCATGGGCATGTCTGTCATACCACATGAGCCATAGATCTGAGCCATAGCCATGTCTGCCATGCCACATGAGCCATAGATCATAGCGATGGGCATGTCTGTCAAACCACATGAGCCATAGATCATAGCCATGGGCATGTCTGTCATACCACATGAGCCCTAGACCTGAGCCATAGCCATGTCTGCCATGCCACATGAGCCATAGATCATAGCCATGGGCATGTCTGTCATACCACATGGGCCCTAGACCTGAGCCATAGCCATGCCACATGAGCCATAGATCATAGCCATGGGCATGTCTGTCATACCACATGAGCCATAGATCGTAGCCATGGGCATGTCTGTCATACCACATGAGCCATAGATCATAGCCATGGGCATGTCTGTCATACCACATGAGCCATAGATCATAGCCATGGGCATGTCTGTCATACCACATGGGCCCTAGGCCTAAGCCATAGCCATGTCTGCCATGTCACATGAGCCATAGATCATAGCCATGGGCATGTCTGTCATACCACATGAGCCCTAGACCTGAGCCATGGCCATGTCTGCCATGCCACATGAGCCATAGATCATAGCCATGGGCATGTCTGTCATACCACATGAGCCCTAGACCTGAGCCATGGCCATGTCTGCCATGACCCCTAGACCTTGGCCATGGAAATGTCTGCCATGCCACAAAGCCTTGAAGGGATACTAGTCATGTTTGTGACGAATTCTCTGCTTAGCATTGACCCTGTTATAGAAGGAAAAAATCAAGGATTACAATACAATGTCACTTTTCTCAGAGgtttcatttttgaaaataaactgTTTGATATTAACTCGTAGTTTGTGACTTAGTTATTGTTTGGATAATTCTGTTATCATGTGGTGATGAAAAGAGAATTGTTGTTGAAAGAAAATATGCCAAGAATTTTTTTTCCTcttaataattgttatttgttcagttaattaaataaaagtaaacaaaaacgcccaataagttatttattttatattctacTCAAATCTTGGCGATCTAGTTGAGCTTATTACTGCTCAATGCCCGACTTCCTAAAAATGTGAAAGCTGTTGGGATCCTCAAAGTACATGCACTACAATATGATTGCATGCATGCATAATTAATACGAAAGGCAGTAGTTTTTAACCTAAAAGTGCACAGGCTTCATTAATCAAAGGCCACACATGCAAAATTAGCATTACATTCACCATCATATTTATGATGCATAGATAGATATatccataacataaaatattttcaatgtccttgtTACAAAATGTCAGATATTAATTAACTAGCCATTGCAGATTGGTAAGGCATTTCAAAGAACTAATAgcttaatcctttgcatgctgggaaatttgtcgtctgctaaaatgtcgtctgctgaatttgtaaaataagcattttcttcattttttttcaaagaatactatcagaatagcaaacagtttggatccagatgagacgccacgttctgtggcgtctcatctggatccaaactgtttgcaaaggcctttaaaattcggttcccgcactgaaagagttaagtgaTTATAATGATGACATTAAGAATATTACGATAACAGTCTTCATTTCAC contains the following coding sequences:
- the LOC127878824 gene encoding uncharacterized protein LOC127878824, which gives rise to MWYDRHAHGYDLWLMWYDRHAHGYDLWLMWYDRHAHGYDLWLMWYDRHAHGYDLWLMWHGYGSGLGPMWYDRHAHGYDLWLMWHGRHGYGSGLGLMWYDRHAHGYDLWLMWFDRHAHRYDLWLMWHGRHGYGSDLWLMWYDRHAHGYDLWLMWHGRHGYGSGLGLMWHGRHGYGSGLGLIVVE